GGCTATCTGGTCGCGGTGGTCGACATCACCGAACGGCGCAAGGCCGAGGCGCGCATCGCCTACATGGCCCATCATGATGGGCTTACCAATCTGGCGAACCGGGAGCATTTCCAGGAGCGCCTGAAGCAGGCGCTCGACCAGGCCGGGGGCAAAAGGGTCGGCGTGCTCTGCGTCGATCTCGACCTGTTCAAGACCGTCAACGATTCCTTCGGCCATCCCGTGGGCGACCGCCTGCTGAAGCAGGTCGCGGAGCGCCTGGCAATCGCGATCCGCGGCGCCAACCTTGCCGCTCGCCTCGGCGGCGACGAGTTTGCCGTGATCCTTGCTGCCGACGTCTCGCCGAACGAGGCCAGCGCCTGTGCGAGCCTGCTGATCGAGATGCTGAGCGCGCCCTACGACATCGACGGCCTGGAGCTCGTCATCGGCGCCAGCATCGGCATTGCGCTGTCGCCCGGCGACGGCGTGACGTCGGAGGAATTGATGCGCAATGCCGACATGGCGCTCTACCGGGCCAAGTCCGACGGCGGCGGCATGCACCATTTCTTCGAAAGAGAGATGGATCTGCAAGCGCAGCGGCGCCGCGACATGGAGCTCGACCTGCGGCGTGCGTTTGCCAATGGCGAATTCGAGCTGCACTACCAGCCGCTGGTCTCGATCGCCTCCGACCGCATCTCGGGGTTCGAATCCCTGTTGCGCTGGCGTCATCCGGACAAGGGCATGATCTCGCCGGCCGAGTTCATCCCGGTAGCCGAGGACATCGGCCTGATCACGCAGCTCGGGGAGTGGGTGTTGCGCGAAGCGTGCAGCGAGGCTGTGAAATGGCCGCGCGACATCAAGGTCGCGGTCAACCTGTCGCCGGCGCAATTCCGCAGCCGCAACCTGGTCCAGGTCGTGATCTCGGCGCTGGCACAATCGGGCCTGGCGCCGAAGCGGCTCGAGCTCGAGATCACCGAGTCGATCTTCCTGGCCGAGACCGACGCCAACCTCGCCACCCTGCACCAGTTGCGCGAGCTCGGTGTCGGCATCTCCATGGACGATTTCGGCACCGGCTATTCCAGCCTCAGCTATCTGCGTAGCTTCCCCTTCGACAAGATCAAGATCGATCGTTCCTTCGTGAAGGATCTCGCGGAGCGCCCTGACTGCGTCGCGATCGTGCGCGCGATCTCGGGACTCGGCCGCAGCCTCAACATCACGACGACCGCGGAAGGCGTCGAGACCGAGGACCAGCTCGACTGGCTGCGCGCGGAAGGCTGCAACGAGGTTCAGGGATTCCTGTTCAGCGCCGCGCGCCCGGCGGGCGAGATCGAGCAGTTGCTGACGACGTTCGGACAGCGCGCCTCACGGGCGGCGTAGCCCGGGAGGGTAGGCATCGTAGACGAGCGCCTTGAAGGCTGGCGTGATGCGGCCGCGCTCGTTCTGGGTCTGCTGCATCATGACGTAGATCATGTCGAGCTTGGGATCGACGCCGAAATAGGTGCCGCTGCCCGAATCCCACTTCAATTCGCCGATCGAGCCCGGTGGCGGCGGTTTGGCATTGCCGGGATCGGTGCGCACCGCAAGGCCGTAGCCGTAGCCGAAGCCGTCGCCCGGGAAATAGAAATAGTCGCGATCGACGCCCGAGCCCGGCCCGATGTGGTCCGTCGTCATGTTCTTGAAGGCGGCGGGGCTGAGATAGCGCTTGCCGTCGAGCTCGCCGCCATTGAGCAGCATCTGCGCAAAGCGGCCGTAGTCGGTGATGGTCGAGAGCAGGCCGCCGCCGCCGGATTCCCATTCGGGATGGGCGAGGCGGTCGCGTTCGGCGTCGAGCAGGATCTTGTCGCTTGGCAGCGGCCGAGCCATCCGCTTGAACTCGTCGGGCGTCGTCAGCACGAATTTGGTGCTGGTCATGCCGAGCGGATCGAGCACGTTCTGCTTGAGGAACTGGTAGAGCGTCTGCCCCGAAATGACCTCGATGACGCGGCCGAGCACGTCGGTGGAATGACCGTAGCGCCAGAGCGTGCCGGGCTGGCGCGCCAGCGGCAGTTTCGCAATGCGATCGGCGAACTCCGTATTGTCGAAACCGCCTTCGAAAATGTTCGCGGCCATATAGGCCTCTTCGATCAGCTCGCCGCCGATATATCCGTAAGTGATCCCGGAGGTGTGCCGCATGAGGTCCTGAACGGTGACCGGCCGGATCGGGGTCACCGTTTTGAGGACATGCAATCGCTCGGCGGCCGCCGTGTCGAGCCCAACTTTCACGTCGGCGAAGGACGAGATGTATTTGGAGACGGGATCGGACAGGGACAGCCTGCCGGTATCGATCAGCATCATGGCCGCGAGGCTCGTGACCGGCTTGGTCATGGAGTGGATGGCGAAGATCGTGTCCGGCGTCATGGGCAGGCCGGTCCGCACGTCGCGCACGCCAATGGTCTTCAGAAAGAGCGGCTTGCCGTGTTGCTGAACCAGTATGACCGCACCCGGAAGCCGGCCAGTCGTGACCTCGTTGTCGAAGAACGCCGTGATGCGCTCGAGCTGATCGGGCGAGGGCACGGGTATGTCGTTCGCGCGGCTGCGCACGGCGGTGCCGGCGAGCAGCGCTGCGCCGGCGAGGAATGTTCGTCGCGTGGTGATCATGGCGAGAGCCCGCGCAGCATCAGGCGGCAGCGGTAAGGCTCGCTTCGGTATCCTGCCCGGCCGACGCAACGGGATCAAAGCCGGAAGATCAGCGGTCCGTCAACTCTGAGAAGTCGACTAGAACCGCGTCACGATCTCCGAGAGTGCCGGGCGCGGGCGGTCTTCGCTCGGCTTGGTCGGCCTGCCGATGTGCACGAGGCCGGCGAGCTTCTCGTCCGGCTTCAGCCCGAGCCCTTCCAGCACGTCGCGGTCGAAGGCGAACCAGCCGGTCAGCCAGCACGCGCCATAGCCGAGCGCAGTCGCGGCCGTGACGATGTTCATGGCGCTGGCGCCGGCCGACAATTCCTGCTCCCAGGCCGGCACCTTCGGGTGCGGCTTGGTGAAGCTGACGATCCCGATGACGAGCGGCGCGTCGGTGAGCCGCTTCCTTTCGATCTCGATGTCGGTCGCCGGCGCGCCCGGATTCTTGCGCGCGAACACGCGCGCGATCACTTCGCCGGCGCGCATCCGGGCCTCGCCTTCGAAGACGATGAAGCGCCAGGGCGCGAGCTTGCCATGATCCGGCACCCGCGCGCCGATGGTGAGGATCGTCTCGAGCTCGGACGGCGAGGGGCCGGGCCCCGCCATCTCGCGCGGCTTGACGGAGCGGCGGGTCTTCAGGAGGTCGATGGCGTCGGGCACAGGCGTCTCTTTCATGGGGCCAATTTTGGCCATGGCATTAGCATGCGATCCTGCCGGCCACGAGACCGTAGACCCCTCATCTAGACAGATTGTGATCTGCGCCCGTTGCAGTTCACCAGGCGTAGCGCACCGCGCCCTTGCCGGCATAGGAGTGCGTGACGGCGGAGAACTCGCCTTCGAATGTCGCCGCGGCCGACCAGCCGTTGGCCCACCTCATTTCGACCGAGGTCGTGGTGAGCGCGGAATCGCGCGCCTGCGCGGCCCCGCTGACCGCGAAGCTCGCGCCCGGCAGCACCAGGAAGCTGGCAGACGCCGAGCGATCGGGGTTGAAGTCATGCGCCCAGGCGAGGCGGCCGCGCAGGGTGAGGATGCCATCCCCCACGGCGAAGGACTTGTCGGTGCGCAGGCCAAGCTCGCTGCGGCTGTCAGCCACGCGTTTGCCGGCGTAGCTCAGTGCGAAGGTCGATGCACCGGAGACGACCTGTTCGGCGTAGGCCGGCTGATCGAAGACGGTCGCCTGAGCCGCTGCATAGGGCGTGAGGCCGATACCGCCGCTCACGGGTGCGACAAATCGATAGCCGCCTTCGACCCGACCTGCCCAGGCATTGGCCTTGAAGTTGGCGCGCAGGCGATCGACGCCGGAGATTGTCACGGTACGATCGGTGGTGATGTCCTGCCATCCGTAGGCGAGCGCGGCGGTGATGAAGGCAGGCCCCTCGACATGGCGCAGATAGATGCCCGCCTGAAACAGATCGGAGCGGCCGGACCCGAGACCATTCACGTTGAAGCTGGTGGCGCCGCCCGCGAGCGCAAAGCCGGCCACCGTGGCTGGCGAAAGCCGATAGTCGGCGCCGGCGGCGGTAGCGTAGGCACGGCTCGTCGCATCGTTCGACCCGACGGCCGTGCTTCCAGTGGTGGTTTGGGAACCGCCAACGCCGGCCGCCCAAACGCCCCAGCGCTGTTCAAAATTGCGGGGCGGGGCATCGGAGAACATCGCGAACGCGTCACTCCGCTTGGCGGCAGGACGGACGCTTGCACTGTCCTGCTCCGCAAAGCTGGTTACGCCGCTCGTTCCTCGTGTCCCTGCAATCGGCTGCAGGGCGGGATCGGTCAGCAGGCCCAGGAACCGGCCCATTGCGTCGAAGGTGGTTTGCTGCGGGGCGCTCGCGAGCTCGCCCGAGGCTTGAGTGAGTCCTGCCGGCGTCAGCGCGCCATAGACCAGCGGAATGCCGCCGTTCGCATTGAAGAAATTGGTCAGTGCGTTGCCGACGGCCTGCTGGTTGCCGTTCAGTCCACCCGGAACGGCGAAGGTCAGGATGAGATTGAGATAGGCGTCGTTAGCATCGTAGCTCAAACTGGTGTGAAAGTTGGCCGGCAGGTTGGTGTTCACCAGCGAGCCGAACGTGCCCGAGATGCCGCCGCTCGCGGTCAGAATGGTATAGCTCTTGCTGACATAGCTGCCATTGGCGAACACCGCGCTCACGGTCGCGCCGCCGAGTGTCGCGGTGCCGGTGACGGTTGCGAAGGACGCGGCCGACGGATCGAGCTGCACGAGATAGATCGCGCCGGATTGCATCGCGAGATTGCCGTCGATCGTCATCGACGATCCCGCCGTGCCGTTGCCCGGAGCCAGCACGCCGCCGGCATTGATCGTCACGGTCAAGGGATCGACGAGGCCCGTGCCGGTCAACGTGGCGCCGGCGTTCACCGTTACGGAGGAGGTGCCGGTGATCGCGCCTTCGACGTCGAGCACGCCGGCATCGACGATGGTCGCGCCGGTGTAGGAACTCGTTCCCGTCAGCACCAGCGTGCCGGTGCCGATCTTGGTGAGCCCGCCGGTGCCGTCGATGGCGCCTGAAAGCGTCATGCTGTAGCCGTTGGTGTCGAAGGTGCCGCCGCCCGTATTGAGCGTGATGGTTCGGCTGGTGGTGAAATCCGCCAAAACCTGCAACGTACCGCCACCGAAAGCGAGGCCACCGGACGCCGCGCCGAGGCTGGCGTCGGAGCCAACTGCGAGCGTGCCCTGATTGATGCTCCAGGGCGTTACCGCCGTCGTCGTGCCGGTCAGCGTCCAGGTGCTGCTGCCAGTTTTCACGAACGTCGAAAAACCCTGATACTGCGCCGTCGAGCCGATGCTGGAGACGTCGAACGTGCTGTCGGTCGAGCCGCCGAGTCGGAACGTATCGGTGCCGGTGCCGACGACGTTGCCGTTGATAACCGAACCGGCCCAAAGCTCCAAGACGTTGCTACCGCCGGTGAAGGTGATCGCGTTGGCGTCGACCGGCGCGCCGAGGTTCACCCCGGCCGAGATCGTGCCGCTGTTGATGATCGTGAGATTGGCGCCCACGACGCCGTCGCCGGCCGAGCCAGCCTCCCCGTCACTCTTCACGCCATTGAGTACGCTGGAGGAGCCGGCACCGAGCGCGCCGGACGTGCCGCCGGTGATGGTGCCCGAATTGATCAGCGTGCCGCCGCCGGCGAAATAGACGGCGGTGCCGCCATTGCCGCCGTCGCCGCCGGCCGAGCTCTGGGTGCTGGAGGTCGCGTTTCCGCCGCTGCCCCCGTTGCCGCCCGTGATCGTCCCGGAATTGGTGAGGATGCTGGCGCCGGTCAGGAAGACGCCGTATCCGCCGTCACCTCCGTTGCCGCCAAAGCCGTTGCCTGTGGTATTGGCGCCGCCGCTTCCGCCATTGCCGCCGCCGATGGTGCCGTTGTTGGAGTAGGTGAGGCCGCTGCCATCGATCACCACGCCATAGCCGCCGGCGCCACCGCCGCCCCCGCTCGCGGTGCCCGTGCTCGAACCGCCGCGCCCGCCCACGCCGCCCGTGATCGTTGCGGAATTGGTGGTATCCGTGGTCACGACGTCGCCATGCGCGCCGCCGCCACCTCCGCCGCCGCTGTTGCCACTGCTGCCATTGCCGCCGGTGCCCCCGCTAAGCCCCGCACTGATGCCACCATTGCCGCCGACCGCGCCGCCGGAGCCTGCGCCGCCGCCGCCCCCGGTCGCGCCGGCGCCGCCACCGCCACCGCCGCGGGTGACGGCTGCCGCGTTGCCGCCGTCGCCGCCCTGGCTGGTCGCCGAGCTCGTGCCGCCGTTCGAGAAGGAGGAGGACCCGGAACCGCCTGCGCCGCCTTCGGTCGCCTGCGCGAAGGCGGGGCCCACCGCGGCAAGCGACAGCGCCGCCGCAAGCCAGAACGGCCGGGCGAGCACCTGCGATTGTTTCAACAGTCCGCGGCGATCGGACGCATCAGCGAGCAGCACCTCATCCCCTTTGCACAAATTCGCGCGCACCGCCGGCTAAACGGCGCGCGCTTGCGTTCAGGTACCCACGCGACGGTGCGGCGAGAACTGCGACTTTTTGGGTGGATTGTGCTGACAGCGACCATGTGAGGCT
This region of Bradyrhizobium sp. CCGUVB1N3 genomic DNA includes:
- a CDS encoding bifunctional diguanylate cyclase/phosphodiesterase, coding for MSAAKTMPGKPATDMFDDIPVLQRKWHAALRPGERLPRYEDVMLGSLGRLADHIALLRNDGALKLSRSGRYVQTWLGDERWDVPVAALAPDCATALAEVAANALRNGRPHHARAHCVRDGMVRTYDVLALPTASRWGAMLIGTYVNERGGQYNLLDAIFSATDDAVVSLAALRDADARPFDFQIVHHNRSAEVLLKVASGSLLWRRLGEGDTLLASPDVVEILYSAISGGRSEQREIEHDGRHLRLCATAFADVVSLTISDVTALKQRDASFRLLFDSNPMPMWVFDAETKRFLGVNDAAVQHYGYSRDVFLRMSLPEIWPQDEWDSHAEALERLGDAYHSSRNWRHLRADGSEIEVLTFGRRVTFEGRDGYLVAVVDITERRKAEARIAYMAHHDGLTNLANREHFQERLKQALDQAGGKRVGVLCVDLDLFKTVNDSFGHPVGDRLLKQVAERLAIAIRGANLAARLGGDEFAVILAADVSPNEASACASLLIEMLSAPYDIDGLELVIGASIGIALSPGDGVTSEELMRNADMALYRAKSDGGGMHHFFEREMDLQAQRRRDMELDLRRAFANGEFELHYQPLVSIASDRISGFESLLRWRHPDKGMISPAEFIPVAEDIGLITQLGEWVLREACSEAVKWPRDIKVAVNLSPAQFRSRNLVQVVISALAQSGLAPKRLELEITESIFLAETDANLATLHQLRELGVGISMDDFGTGYSSLSYLRSFPFDKIKIDRSFVKDLAERPDCVAIVRAISGLGRSLNITTTAEGVETEDQLDWLRAEGCNEVQGFLFSAARPAGEIEQLLTTFGQRASRAA
- a CDS encoding serine hydrolase, whose product is MITTRRTFLAGAALLAGTAVRSRANDIPVPSPDQLERITAFFDNEVTTGRLPGAVILVQQHGKPLFLKTIGVRDVRTGLPMTPDTIFAIHSMTKPVTSLAAMMLIDTGRLSLSDPVSKYISSFADVKVGLDTAAAERLHVLKTVTPIRPVTVQDLMRHTSGITYGYIGGELIEEAYMAANIFEGGFDNTEFADRIAKLPLARQPGTLWRYGHSTDVLGRVIEVISGQTLYQFLKQNVLDPLGMTSTKFVLTTPDEFKRMARPLPSDKILLDAERDRLAHPEWESGGGGLLSTITDYGRFAQMLLNGGELDGKRYLSPAAFKNMTTDHIGPGSGVDRDYFYFPGDGFGYGYGLAVRTDPGNAKPPPPGSIGELKWDSGSGTYFGVDPKLDMIYVMMQQTQNERGRITPAFKALVYDAYPPGLRRP
- a CDS encoding nitroreductase; translated protein: MPDAIDLLKTRRSVKPREMAGPGPSPSELETILTIGARVPDHGKLAPWRFIVFEGEARMRAGEVIARVFARKNPGAPATDIEIERKRLTDAPLVIGIVSFTKPHPKVPAWEQELSAGASAMNIVTAATALGYGACWLTGWFAFDRDVLEGLGLKPDEKLAGLVHIGRPTKPSEDRPRPALSEIVTRF
- a CDS encoding autotransporter domain-containing protein, coding for MLLADASDRRGLLKQSQVLARPFWLAAALSLAAVGPAFAQATEGGAGGSGSSSFSNGGTSSATSQGGDGGNAAAVTRGGGGGGAGATGGGGGAGSGGAVGGNGGISAGLSGGTGGNGSSGNSGGGGGGGAHGDVVTTDTTNSATITGGVGGRGGSSTGTASGGGGGAGGYGVVIDGSGLTYSNNGTIGGGNGGSGGANTTGNGFGGNGGDGGYGVFLTGASILTNSGTITGGNGGSGGNATSSTQSSAGGDGGNGGTAVYFAGGGTLINSGTITGGTSGALGAGSSSVLNGVKSDGEAGSAGDGVVGANLTIINSGTISAGVNLGAPVDANAITFTGGSNVLELWAGSVINGNVVGTGTDTFRLGGSTDSTFDVSSIGSTAQYQGFSTFVKTGSSTWTLTGTTTAVTPWSINQGTLAVGSDASLGAASGGLAFGGGTLQVLADFTTSRTITLNTGGGTFDTNGYSMTLSGAIDGTGGLTKIGTGTLVLTGTSSYTGATIVDAGVLDVEGAITGTSSVTVNAGATLTGTGLVDPLTVTINAGGVLAPGNGTAGSSMTIDGNLAMQSGAIYLVQLDPSAASFATVTGTATLGGATVSAVFANGSYVSKSYTILTASGGISGTFGSLVNTNLPANFHTSLSYDANDAYLNLILTFAVPGGLNGNQQAVGNALTNFFNANGGIPLVYGALTPAGLTQASGELASAPQQTTFDAMGRFLGLLTDPALQPIAGTRGTSGVTSFAEQDSASVRPAAKRSDAFAMFSDAPPRNFEQRWGVWAAGVGGSQTTTGSTAVGSNDATSRAYATAAGADYRLSPATVAGFALAGGATSFNVNGLGSGRSDLFQAGIYLRHVEGPAFITAALAYGWQDITTDRTVTISGVDRLRANFKANAWAGRVEGGYRFVAPVSGGIGLTPYAAAQATVFDQPAYAEQVVSGASTFALSYAGKRVADSRSELGLRTDKSFAVGDGILTLRGRLAWAHDFNPDRSASASFLVLPGASFAVSGAAQARDSALTTTSVEMRWANGWSAAATFEGEFSAVTHSYAGKGAVRYAW